The Candidatus Methylacidithermus pantelleriae genome contains a region encoding:
- the hisG gene encoding ATP phosphoribosyltransferase translates to MSCERKLRIGLPKGSLEEATVELLAKAGFRLRRSQREYRPYIDDPDLEARLIRAQELARYVAQGFLDCGITGKDWVLETEADVVVICDLAYSKASKLPARWVLAVAEDSPYRSVHDLAGKRIATEAVQLVRKYLRTHGVEAQVEFSWGATEVKVPELVDAIVDLTETGASLRANNLRVLDVVLESYPQWIANPVSWKDEWKRKKMEAIAILLQGALQARDKVGLKMNVPQSNLNAILQRLPALRRPTISQLADPQWVAVETVLDEEIVRVLIPELKELGAEGIIEYPLNKVIY, encoded by the coding sequence ATGTCATGCGAGCGCAAACTGCGGATCGGCTTGCCCAAAGGAAGTCTCGAAGAGGCAACCGTGGAACTTCTGGCCAAGGCCGGATTTCGGCTCCGGCGATCCCAACGGGAATACCGTCCCTACATTGATGATCCAGACTTGGAGGCACGGCTCATCCGGGCCCAGGAATTGGCCCGGTACGTGGCTCAAGGATTTCTTGACTGCGGGATTACGGGCAAAGACTGGGTGTTGGAAACAGAAGCCGATGTGGTCGTCATTTGTGACCTTGCCTATAGCAAGGCCTCCAAGCTCCCAGCTCGATGGGTGCTGGCCGTGGCAGAGGATTCCCCGTATCGATCCGTACACGATCTAGCAGGGAAACGCATCGCAACGGAAGCAGTCCAGCTTGTCCGTAAGTACCTACGCACCCATGGCGTAGAGGCTCAGGTGGAATTTTCCTGGGGAGCAACGGAAGTGAAAGTACCGGAACTGGTGGATGCCATCGTGGATTTGACCGAAACGGGGGCGTCTCTGCGAGCCAATAACCTGCGGGTTCTGGATGTCGTCCTGGAAAGCTACCCGCAATGGATCGCCAATCCCGTTTCTTGGAAAGACGAATGGAAAAGGAAAAAAATGGAAGCCATCGCGATTCTCCTGCAAGGGGCTCTCCAGGCAAGGGACAAGGTAGGCCTTAAGATGAATGTACCGCAATCAAATCTTAACGCTATTCTCCAGAGGCTACCGGCCTTGCGCAGACCAACGATCTCGCAGCTTGCAGATCCTCAATGGGTTGCCGTTGAAACGGTTTTGGACGAGGAAATCGTACGGGTTCTCATCCCGGAACTCAAAGAATTGGGCGCCGAAGGGATTATCGAGTATCCGCTCAACAAGGTGATCTACTAG
- the treS gene encoding maltose alpha-D-glucosyltransferase, translating into MTALFSSRTPPTDPFWYKDAIIYELHVRAFFDSNGDGIGDFPGLTSKVDYLEKLGVTAVWLLPFYPSPLKDDGYDISDYTNVHPAYGTLRDFQRFLEEAHKRGIRVITELVLNHTSDQHPWFQRARHARPGSRWREFYVWSETPERYRDARIIFQDFETSNWTWDPLAKAYYWHRFYSHQPDLNYENPEVRREILKVIDFWLGMGVDGLRLDAVPYLFEKEGTTCENLPETHAFLKEIRAFVDRKYPGRMLLAEANQWPEDAVAYFGQGDECHMAFHFPLMPRLYIALQSEERYPIVNILEQTPAIPDNCQWAIFLRNHDELTLEMVTDEERDYMYRVYAREGRARLNLGIRRRLAPLLGNNRKKIELLFTLLFSLPGTPILYYGDEIGMGDNMYLGDRNGVRTPMQWSGETNAGFSTANPQKLYLPVVIDPEYHYQAVNVELQERNTSSLLWWVRRTIDMRKRLRALARGSLRLVFVDNPKVLAFTREWEGQIVLVVLNLSRFSQLARLDLREWAGMTPIEPFGRTVLPPIRTDDPLTFLMGPYDHFWLLLSQTTEPVVHLKDSVRPLVLVERPTAEYWESETGRRVLAQLLPDYLPSVLGRLAPSAAITDVSVWDYIEMEPVRRADSIFWLFVSTNLSEGSPMVLALPLFVAEADAARQLLLLYPESVLVRYQAGQWEGVLADIRRYPGSWDLILDFVAGRRRASGHHGFLCGRASRESEELRRQGQLPPHTKLIETEPACVRVIYGQRFLLKLYRILGEGEDPDAEMVRYLSEKCRFPHVPQYMGALEYHREDGARSLVALLLEHVTSEQDAWKLTIGVVERYLEHVLEVRPPVDPLALWKEPIAQWPASVRELVDEIFLGNLRLLADRTAQMHLALGQESDDPDFNPEPFTPLYQRSLFQSGLELLAEVNRLFKERTSSLPPALRDEAPRWGGIYSRLKTLLGAIVNRKLSGAKIRVHGDYQLEKVLYTGKDFVITDFEGDPFRPASERRLKRPALRDAATMLQSLRFAAFSSLRYSGVAPVAEFPYLSDWIHLWYKYTSTVFLESYYARIGPASFLPTDPADRDVLLQFCLIERALGELIRDVELEHDRVAFSFYALKLLSLGPETLPPPIPS; encoded by the coding sequence GTGACAGCACTTTTCTCTTCTCGTACCCCTCCCACCGATCCATTCTGGTACAAGGATGCGATTATCTACGAGCTCCACGTGAGGGCCTTTTTCGATTCCAACGGCGATGGAATCGGCGATTTTCCGGGACTTACCTCTAAAGTGGACTACCTAGAAAAACTGGGAGTTACGGCAGTCTGGCTTTTACCTTTCTACCCGTCCCCGTTGAAAGACGACGGATACGACATTTCCGACTACACCAATGTGCATCCTGCCTACGGAACGCTCCGGGATTTCCAACGGTTTCTCGAGGAAGCTCACAAGCGCGGTATCCGCGTGATCACCGAGCTTGTCCTTAACCACACCTCCGATCAGCATCCCTGGTTTCAACGAGCGCGTCACGCCCGGCCCGGGTCCCGGTGGCGGGAGTTTTATGTGTGGAGCGAAACGCCGGAGCGCTACCGGGACGCACGGATCATCTTCCAAGACTTTGAGACTTCCAACTGGACTTGGGACCCGCTGGCCAAAGCTTACTATTGGCACCGCTTTTACTCCCATCAACCCGACCTCAATTACGAAAATCCCGAGGTTCGGCGTGAGATCCTCAAAGTGATCGATTTCTGGTTAGGGATGGGGGTGGACGGCCTACGGCTCGATGCAGTTCCCTACCTTTTTGAAAAGGAGGGGACCACCTGCGAAAACCTCCCGGAAACGCACGCGTTTCTCAAGGAAATCCGGGCCTTTGTAGACCGCAAGTATCCCGGAAGGATGCTCCTGGCCGAGGCTAACCAGTGGCCGGAAGATGCCGTGGCTTACTTTGGCCAGGGGGATGAATGCCACATGGCGTTCCATTTCCCGCTGATGCCCAGGCTCTACATTGCCCTCCAGTCCGAAGAGCGCTACCCCATCGTGAATATCCTCGAGCAAACTCCAGCCATTCCGGACAATTGCCAATGGGCCATTTTTCTGCGCAACCATGACGAACTCACCCTAGAGATGGTGACCGATGAGGAAAGGGACTACATGTATCGAGTTTATGCTCGGGAAGGGAGAGCGCGGTTGAATTTGGGGATTCGCAGGCGGCTGGCTCCCTTACTTGGGAATAATCGCAAGAAAATTGAGCTCCTCTTTACGCTTCTTTTCTCCCTTCCGGGGACTCCCATCCTCTACTACGGGGATGAAATTGGAATGGGTGATAATATGTACTTGGGAGATCGGAACGGAGTCCGAACCCCCATGCAATGGAGCGGGGAAACCAATGCTGGATTCTCCACGGCTAATCCCCAAAAGCTCTACTTACCCGTTGTCATCGACCCTGAATACCACTACCAAGCTGTTAATGTAGAACTCCAAGAGCGGAACACCTCTTCGCTTTTGTGGTGGGTCCGCCGAACGATCGACATGCGCAAGCGTTTGCGGGCTCTGGCTCGGGGATCCCTGCGGCTTGTTTTTGTGGATAATCCCAAGGTGCTCGCCTTTACCCGCGAATGGGAGGGACAGATCGTGCTTGTGGTCCTTAATCTTTCGAGGTTTTCCCAGCTGGCCCGCCTTGACCTCAGAGAATGGGCTGGAATGACCCCCATCGAGCCTTTTGGTCGAACGGTTCTCCCCCCAATACGGACCGACGACCCCCTGACCTTCCTCATGGGGCCCTACGATCACTTCTGGCTTCTCCTCAGCCAGACGACCGAACCCGTCGTCCATCTTAAGGATTCCGTGCGCCCCTTGGTCCTTGTCGAACGTCCCACTGCCGAGTACTGGGAGTCGGAAACCGGAAGAAGGGTTCTTGCCCAACTTCTGCCCGATTATCTCCCCTCCGTTCTTGGTCGCCTTGCACCTAGTGCAGCGATCACGGACGTTTCGGTCTGGGATTACATTGAAATGGAGCCGGTCAGGAGAGCTGACTCGATCTTCTGGCTTTTTGTCTCGACCAACTTGTCCGAGGGAAGTCCCATGGTTCTGGCCCTCCCGCTTTTTGTTGCCGAAGCAGATGCAGCGCGCCAACTTCTCCTCCTCTATCCGGAATCGGTTCTGGTTCGATACCAGGCCGGCCAGTGGGAAGGAGTGCTGGCCGACATTCGTCGGTATCCGGGTTCCTGGGATCTCATTCTGGACTTTGTTGCCGGAAGAAGGAGAGCGTCCGGCCATCATGGTTTTCTTTGTGGGAGAGCCTCCCGGGAAAGCGAAGAACTACGCCGGCAAGGACAGTTGCCTCCCCACACCAAGCTCATCGAAACGGAGCCTGCCTGCGTGAGGGTCATTTATGGCCAGCGCTTCCTTTTAAAACTCTACAGAATCCTGGGAGAGGGAGAAGATCCCGATGCGGAAATGGTGCGTTACTTGAGCGAAAAATGTAGATTTCCGCACGTACCGCAGTACATGGGAGCTCTGGAATATCATCGAGAGGATGGCGCGCGCTCTTTGGTAGCTCTCCTTCTTGAACATGTCACTTCCGAACAGGATGCCTGGAAGCTCACAATCGGGGTTGTCGAACGGTACCTGGAGCACGTGCTCGAGGTTCGACCTCCTGTGGACCCGCTAGCCCTTTGGAAAGAGCCCATCGCTCAATGGCCGGCCTCGGTCCGGGAACTCGTGGACGAAATTTTCCTTGGGAATCTCCGTCTTCTGGCAGACCGGACCGCACAAATGCACTTGGCTTTGGGACAGGAGTCAGACGATCCTGACTTTAACCCCGAACCCTTCACTCCTCTCTACCAGCGCTCGCTATTCCAATCGGGGCTCGAATTACTCGCAGAGGTCAATCGTCTTTTTAAAGAAAGAACTTCCTCGCTTCCGCCTGCCCTCCGAGACGAAGCCCCTCGCTGGGGTGGGATCTATAGCCGGCTAAAAACGCTCTTGGGAGCCATTGTGAATCGAAAACTTTCCGGCGCAAAAATTCGAGTTCATGGAGATTACCAACTGGAAAAAGTTCTGTATACGGGAAAGGATTTCGTCATTACTGACTTTGAAGGGGATCCCTTCCGGCCTGCGAGCGAACGGCGACTCAAACGGCCCGCCCTACGCGATGCCGCCACGATGCTCCAGTCGCTCCGGTTTGCAGCCTTCTCCTCCCTTCGCTATTCAGGAGTGGCACCTGTGGCCGAGTTTCCCTATCTTTCCGACTGGATCCATCTTTGGTATAAGTACACCAGTACGGTCTTTCTGGAGAGCTATTATGCACGGATCGGGCCCGCTTCCTTTCTCCCGACTGACCCGGCGGATCGGGATGTCCTTTTGCAATTCTGCCTGATCGAACGAGCCCTGGGAGAATTGATCCGGGACGTGGAACTTGAGCATGACCGGGTAGCGTTTTCGTTCTACGCGCTCAAACTCCTTTCTCTAGGCCCCGAAACCCTACCACCTCCCATCCCCTCATAG
- a CDS encoding HIT family protein has translation MEHLWAPWRKAYLEQGQPLDPDLFCRIAAQSDDEKNYVLLRGKSCFCLLNAFPYNTAHCLIVPYRKASRLQELSDAEILESIGMICHLIDAIDATLHPDGYNVGLNLGAAAGAGLESHLHWHLVPRWANDSNFMTTVGRTRVHPDDLPGVYHRLKSWLESAGPWTGAYGSGGSREEKGTLQDPDKTAR, from the coding sequence ATGGAACACCTGTGGGCACCGTGGCGCAAGGCTTATCTAGAACAGGGGCAACCCTTGGATCCGGATCTCTTCTGCCGCATCGCCGCCCAGAGCGATGATGAAAAAAACTATGTGTTACTGCGAGGAAAATCCTGTTTTTGCCTCCTCAATGCCTTTCCCTACAATACGGCGCACTGCCTAATCGTACCCTATCGAAAGGCAAGCCGCTTACAGGAACTTTCCGATGCGGAGATTCTCGAGTCCATTGGCATGATTTGTCATTTAATCGACGCCATTGACGCTACCCTTCATCCGGATGGATACAATGTGGGCCTCAACCTGGGAGCCGCCGCAGGAGCTGGTTTGGAAAGCCACCTACACTGGCACTTGGTGCCGCGGTGGGCCAACGACTCCAATTTCATGACCACCGTTGGGCGAACTCGGGTCCATCCGGATGACCTTCCGGGTGTCTATCACCGGCTCAAAAGCTGGTTGGAATCTGCCGGGCCTTGGACCGGTGCCTACGGAAGTGGGGGTTCTCGAGAAGAAAAAGGCACTTTACAGGACCCGGATAAGACGGCAAGGTAG
- a CDS encoding glycosyltransferase family 2 protein produces MESFKGMHPPRPFLSIVIPFYNEAENLGLLITELDLVLGDLGISAEILLVNDGSTDFFDRPATTPRFPIRWIDLDRHSGQSAAIYFGIQQARGMVIGLMDADLQNDPADLPRLLETLAREEVHLVTGFRQRRFDSWTRRFTSKIANCVRSFLLKDQTRDTGCSLKVLRRELAVRLPGWDGMHRFIPSLAVAMGFRVAELPVHHRPRRFGKSKVRPFRRAWKATIDLLGVLWLSRRQFQARALEKGNPDPLSEFGEEVARAHEPAISPPCQGKVGTE; encoded by the coding sequence TTGGAGAGCTTCAAAGGGATGCATCCTCCCCGGCCGTTTCTTTCGATCGTCATTCCCTTCTACAACGAGGCGGAAAACCTGGGCTTGCTCATTACGGAGCTGGACCTGGTGTTGGGAGATTTAGGGATTTCGGCCGAGATTCTCCTAGTGAATGATGGGAGCACGGACTTTTTCGATCGTCCGGCCACTACGCCGCGCTTTCCCATCCGGTGGATCGATCTTGATCGTCATTCCGGTCAAAGTGCAGCCATCTACTTTGGAATCCAGCAAGCCCGCGGGATGGTCATCGGGCTCATGGACGCGGATCTTCAGAACGACCCGGCTGATCTCCCCCGCTTGCTCGAAACACTGGCCCGGGAAGAGGTCCATCTTGTAACGGGCTTTCGCCAGAGACGATTCGATTCCTGGACCCGCAGGTTTACTTCGAAAATCGCCAACTGCGTCCGTTCCTTTCTCCTTAAGGATCAGACCCGGGATACAGGGTGCTCCCTTAAAGTACTTCGCCGTGAGCTTGCCGTACGGCTTCCAGGTTGGGATGGAATGCACCGGTTTATTCCTTCTCTGGCTGTGGCCATGGGATTTCGTGTCGCGGAACTCCCCGTCCATCACCGGCCTCGGCGCTTTGGCAAGAGCAAAGTCCGGCCTTTTCGACGCGCCTGGAAGGCGACCATCGACCTTTTAGGAGTTCTCTGGCTTTCGCGTCGCCAGTTTCAAGCTAGGGCTTTGGAAAAAGGAAACCCTGATCCGTTGAGCGAGTTTGGCGAAGAGGTAGCGCGGGCGCACGAACCGGCCATCTCCCCTCCCTGCCAAGGCAAGGTTGGAACCGAGTAA
- a CDS encoding PQQ-dependent sugar dehydrogenase — translation MWLRLVASFWIAVSTVHAAIRVETLVPQPIRIRLEDLPRPYQTASAEKYPRIVPPPKDPVLHLPQGFQLTVLADGLDSPRWIVPGPNGSLFVAESYSGRIWLLELEAGRSTGIRRHLFAPEGIGLREPFGMAWDEHWFYVACTDRLLRFPYEPGQTFLKGKGSVLAVYPGGGHWTRSLVLSPDGTALYVGIGSAGNVGWERSPRATVLQVPLNGSPPKVWVRGIRNPVGLAFHPVTRELWCVVNERDGLGDDLVPDYMACLHPGEFYGWPAVYLSSHLRDPRIEIFGPKLHTLVSQTKTPEILFQAHSAPLGLAFAATETLFPPRYQNGAFVSFHGSWNRTVATGYKIVFVPFAPEGRPLGWYEDFLTGFLLDADRPIAWGRPTGLAVLPGKGVVFSDDASGRIYLISYGASGKPSVAP, via the coding sequence ATGTGGCTGCGTTTAGTGGCTTCCTTTTGGATTGCCGTCTCTACGGTGCACGCGGCCATTCGGGTAGAGACGCTAGTCCCCCAGCCGATCCGGATCCGGCTAGAGGATCTCCCTCGTCCCTACCAAACGGCGAGCGCGGAAAAGTACCCGCGCATTGTTCCTCCCCCGAAGGATCCGGTTTTGCATTTGCCTCAAGGTTTCCAGCTAACCGTGCTGGCCGATGGCTTGGATTCCCCTCGTTGGATTGTACCGGGGCCAAACGGGAGCTTGTTCGTTGCCGAGAGCTATTCTGGTCGTATTTGGCTTTTGGAACTGGAAGCCGGCCGCTCTACTGGGATCCGTCGCCACCTTTTTGCTCCCGAAGGAATCGGGTTGCGGGAGCCTTTTGGCATGGCTTGGGACGAGCACTGGTTTTATGTGGCATGTACCGACCGGCTTTTGCGGTTTCCCTACGAGCCGGGTCAGACCTTTCTCAAAGGAAAGGGTTCCGTGCTGGCCGTTTATCCGGGAGGCGGGCACTGGACTCGAAGCCTTGTCCTCTCGCCGGATGGGACGGCGTTATATGTGGGAATCGGTTCGGCCGGCAATGTTGGGTGGGAGAGATCACCTCGAGCCACGGTTTTGCAGGTCCCTTTGAATGGATCCCCACCGAAGGTCTGGGTCCGAGGGATTCGCAATCCCGTGGGGCTTGCCTTCCATCCAGTGACCAGGGAACTTTGGTGTGTGGTCAATGAAAGGGATGGGCTAGGGGATGATCTTGTCCCGGACTACATGGCCTGTCTTCATCCGGGCGAGTTCTATGGATGGCCCGCTGTCTACCTCTCGTCTCACCTAAGGGATCCAAGGATTGAGATTTTCGGTCCTAAGCTCCATACCCTTGTGTCCCAAACGAAAACCCCCGAGATTCTTTTTCAGGCTCATTCCGCTCCGCTGGGCCTTGCCTTTGCGGCTACCGAGACCCTCTTCCCTCCGCGATACCAAAATGGTGCTTTTGTCAGTTTCCACGGTTCATGGAATCGCACGGTGGCTACGGGATATAAGATTGTCTTTGTTCCCTTTGCCCCGGAGGGACGGCCCTTGGGATGGTATGAGGATTTTCTTACAGGCTTCCTTTTAGATGCAGATAGGCCGATTGCCTGGGGAAGGCCGACAGGCTTGGCCGTTCTCCCGGGTAAGGGAGTAGTTTTTAGCGACGACGCTTCCGGGCGGATCTACCTGATTAGCTATGGGGCTTCTGGAAAACCTTCCGTAGCTCCCTGA
- a CDS encoding D-alanyl-D-alanine carboxypeptidase family protein: MGRRRFQAFPQARLGFVTLAIVALLWPAEPSLAAGVKKHSRPVGPRPHPEGRPFPESSLPRATAILLYDPVDNRVLFERNADLPLPPASTTKLMTALIVYEKTGLAGWVRIRPEDTRVEPSHIPLVPGETVSVRDLVWALLIGSENDAALALARYTSGSVAAFVQEMNRKARELGCTHTHFVNPNGLPASGQWTTARDLLRIFEAVLRVPELRTICATPAFHLITASGEHWIKNHNKLLGKYPGMGPAKTGWTRSSLHTFAACCRRDGSELHLVLLASPNKWQDARWLFDHGFAKLGTPPAHPSSGTNSTGSL, from the coding sequence GTGGGACGAAGACGTTTCCAGGCCTTTCCACAGGCCCGCTTGGGATTCGTTACTCTGGCCATCGTCGCTCTTTTGTGGCCAGCTGAGCCAAGCCTTGCCGCGGGTGTCAAAAAGCATTCCCGACCGGTCGGCCCGCGCCCGCATCCCGAAGGACGACCCTTTCCGGAGTCGTCCCTGCCAAGAGCTACCGCAATCCTCCTGTATGACCCGGTGGACAACCGGGTCCTTTTTGAGCGTAACGCCGACCTCCCCTTGCCCCCCGCAAGCACAACCAAGCTCATGACGGCACTCATCGTTTACGAAAAGACCGGCTTGGCTGGATGGGTCCGGATTCGGCCGGAAGACACCCGGGTCGAACCCTCTCACATTCCCCTGGTTCCGGGAGAAACCGTGAGTGTTCGTGACCTGGTCTGGGCACTTTTGATCGGTTCCGAAAACGATGCAGCTTTGGCTCTGGCCCGCTATACCAGCGGGTCGGTCGCTGCCTTTGTTCAAGAAATGAATCGGAAAGCACGGGAATTGGGATGTACCCATACCCACTTTGTTAATCCTAACGGCCTACCTGCGTCGGGACAGTGGACTACTGCACGAGACCTTCTTCGGATCTTTGAGGCCGTATTGCGAGTGCCGGAACTGCGAACCATTTGTGCCACGCCGGCGTTCCATTTGATCACGGCCAGTGGAGAACACTGGATTAAGAACCACAACAAGCTTCTCGGGAAATACCCCGGGATGGGCCCTGCCAAAACCGGATGGACTCGATCAAGCCTACATACCTTCGCGGCCTGTTGCCGCCGGGATGGCTCGGAGCTGCATCTGGTACTGCTAGCCAGCCCCAATAAATGGCAGGATGCCCGATGGCTCTTTGATCATGGGTTTGCCAAGCTGGGTACCCCTCCGGCTCACCCCTCATCCGGAACCAATTCAACGGGCAGTCTATAA
- the glgB gene encoding 1,4-alpha-glucan branching protein GlgB, with protein sequence MSWPSYEPLTEYDIYLFRQGCHYRIYRKMGAHLALRDGSLGTSFRVWAPNARYVSVIGNFNGWNPKKNPLERRSDESGIWEGFLPGVDKGALYKYYIEPERGGAPLEKADPFAFFAEKPPCSASVVWDLHYDWHDHEWMEKRSQRNALDAPWSIYEVHLGSWRRVPEEGYRWLTYRELAPLLAEYVTRLGYTHVEFLPIMEHPYYPSWGYQVTGYYAPTARYGTPQDFMYLIDYLHQHGIGVILDWVPSHFATDGHGLGLFDGTHLYEHADPRQGYHPDWGSYIFNYGRNEVRAFLISNACFWFEQYHVDALRIDAVASMLYLDYSRKPGEWIPNIYGGNENLEAIAFLRTLNEEVYRSFPHVQMIAEESTAYPMVSRPTYLGGLGFGMKWNMGWMHDTLWYFSLDPIYRKYHQHCLTFSAWYAFHENFILPLSHDEVVHGKGSLLSKMPGTPQEKFANLRALLGYMYFFPGHKLLFMGGEFGQWGEWNQDHSLEWHLLEYVPHQELLRWVCELNRLYRTERALHEENFHPRGFAWIDFSDWQQSIISFLRRSRDGKELILVVLNLTPVPRFHYLVGAPAGGYWKEIANSDASYFGGSGLGNLGGVEAGLLAWAGQPFSLCLTLPPLSLVAFKKELSHPQ encoded by the coding sequence ATGAGCTGGCCTTCTTATGAACCGCTGACCGAATATGATATCTATCTCTTCCGCCAGGGGTGCCATTATCGCATCTATCGAAAAATGGGCGCCCACTTGGCCCTCCGCGACGGCTCCCTAGGGACCTCTTTCCGTGTTTGGGCACCCAATGCGCGGTACGTTTCGGTCATCGGCAACTTCAATGGTTGGAATCCCAAAAAAAATCCCTTGGAACGCCGGAGCGATGAATCGGGAATCTGGGAAGGTTTCCTTCCAGGAGTCGATAAGGGAGCCCTTTACAAGTACTATATCGAACCCGAACGGGGAGGTGCTCCTCTAGAAAAGGCCGATCCCTTTGCCTTTTTTGCAGAAAAACCTCCGTGTAGTGCGTCGGTCGTCTGGGATCTCCACTATGATTGGCACGACCACGAGTGGATGGAAAAACGCTCTCAACGAAACGCGCTCGATGCACCCTGGTCAATCTACGAAGTTCATTTAGGTTCCTGGCGACGAGTCCCCGAAGAAGGGTATCGCTGGCTCACATACAGGGAATTGGCCCCGCTCCTTGCCGAGTATGTGACGCGGCTTGGATACACTCATGTTGAATTTCTCCCGATCATGGAACACCCCTATTATCCCTCCTGGGGATACCAGGTTACCGGATACTACGCTCCGACGGCTCGCTACGGTACTCCCCAGGATTTCATGTACTTGATCGATTACCTTCACCAGCACGGTATTGGCGTCATCCTCGACTGGGTTCCCTCTCACTTTGCTACCGACGGGCACGGGTTAGGTCTTTTTGATGGAACCCATCTATACGAACATGCGGATCCCCGCCAAGGATATCACCCGGACTGGGGAAGCTATATTTTCAACTATGGGCGAAACGAAGTTCGAGCTTTTCTCATTAGTAACGCCTGCTTTTGGTTCGAGCAGTATCATGTGGATGCCCTGCGAATTGATGCGGTTGCTTCCATGCTCTATCTCGACTACTCCCGGAAACCGGGAGAATGGATTCCTAATATCTATGGGGGAAATGAAAACCTCGAAGCCATCGCATTTCTCCGGACTCTTAATGAGGAAGTCTATCGCTCGTTTCCGCATGTCCAGATGATTGCCGAGGAATCCACCGCCTATCCTATGGTGTCCCGGCCCACCTATCTCGGAGGGTTGGGTTTTGGGATGAAATGGAACATGGGGTGGATGCATGATACCCTATGGTACTTTTCGCTGGACCCGATTTACCGGAAGTATCACCAGCACTGCTTAACCTTTAGTGCGTGGTATGCCTTTCATGAAAACTTTATCCTTCCTCTTTCCCACGATGAAGTGGTCCATGGCAAAGGATCACTTCTTTCCAAGATGCCGGGGACACCCCAAGAAAAGTTCGCCAATCTCCGTGCCCTTCTGGGGTATATGTACTTTTTCCCAGGCCATAAACTTCTTTTCATGGGGGGTGAATTTGGCCAATGGGGCGAATGGAACCAGGATCATAGCTTGGAATGGCACCTTTTGGAATACGTGCCCCACCAAGAACTTTTGCGATGGGTGTGCGAGCTGAATCGCTTGTATCGAACGGAAAGAGCCTTGCACGAGGAAAACTTCCATCCCCGAGGATTTGCATGGATCGATTTTTCCGATTGGCAACAAAGCATTATTAGTTTCCTCCGGCGGTCGCGCGACGGGAAAGAATTGATTCTGGTCGTTCTCAATCTGACACCCGTACCCCGGTTCCATTATCTCGTGGGAGCCCCAGCTGGCGGTTATTGGAAAGAAATTGCCAATAGCGACGCGAGCTACTTCGGTGGTTCGGGACTCGGTAACTTGGGCGGCGTGGAAGCAGGTTTGCTTGCCTGGGCCGGCCAGCCTTTTTCCCTATGCTTGACCTTGCCTCCTCTTTCTCTGGTCGCCTTTAAAAAGGAGTTATCCCATCCACAATAG
- the holA gene encoding DNA polymerase III subunit delta, with product MGVAAPKGVHIFTGTDSYAAFQASKAFVAQQAVQHQLEIEAYDGDGESGEEALEQLKAVWEALVTVPLFGKGRIVWWKHVDLLGASVFFRNPALLRVWQNLLEVLSQGTTPYFRLVIHARALDRRIAALKDLLANAMITRCDRVSPGSEEESDEIAQLEEQLQKLGWEPEPGVSEWLFWATGGDRGLLEQELAKLAVYPSGDRRLTRTFAATLVPVSRGGDLWGYCDAVLAGKLDEAWDSLQRLLALGESEIGLASLLAAQIRLAARTACLREAGLLRLVRRGSTVLAEVDPSARALLVRSKSGELPSPWRLGRIATRSQRLPIQRWVRAVERVEWLLRELVTQDLPRVLLERATLELCQILS from the coding sequence ATGGGAGTGGCGGCACCCAAAGGGGTTCACATCTTTACAGGGACGGATTCCTACGCAGCATTCCAGGCATCCAAGGCGTTTGTTGCTCAGCAGGCCGTCCAGCATCAGTTAGAGATCGAAGCTTATGACGGCGATGGGGAGAGTGGTGAGGAAGCTCTCGAACAACTGAAAGCTGTATGGGAGGCTTTGGTTACCGTTCCCCTTTTTGGAAAAGGGAGAATCGTCTGGTGGAAGCATGTGGACTTGTTAGGGGCGAGCGTTTTTTTCCGCAACCCGGCTTTGTTGCGTGTATGGCAAAACCTGCTGGAGGTCCTTTCGCAAGGAACGACTCCCTATTTCCGGCTTGTGATTCATGCCCGAGCTCTGGATCGACGGATCGCAGCACTCAAAGACCTTTTGGCCAATGCCATGATCACCCGTTGCGATCGGGTATCGCCTGGTTCGGAGGAGGAATCCGACGAAATAGCCCAACTGGAAGAGCAGCTACAAAAGCTTGGTTGGGAACCCGAGCCGGGTGTGTCGGAATGGCTGTTTTGGGCTACGGGAGGGGACCGGGGTCTTTTGGAGCAGGAACTAGCGAAACTGGCGGTCTATCCTTCAGGGGACCGGCGGTTAACACGAACGTTTGCCGCAACACTTGTGCCGGTTTCCCGCGGAGGGGATCTCTGGGGGTATTGTGACGCTGTGCTTGCCGGTAAGCTGGATGAGGCTTGGGATTCGCTGCAGCGACTCCTTGCCTTGGGGGAATCGGAGATTGGATTGGCGAGCCTTCTTGCGGCACAAATTCGCCTAGCTGCCCGGACGGCTTGCCTACGGGAAGCCGGTCTTTTGCGGCTGGTTCGCCGAGGTTCCACCGTCCTTGCAGAGGTAGACCCGTCTGCGCGAGCGCTTCTGGTCCGCTCGAAGTCTGGAGAGCTTCCTAGCCCGTGGAGGCTAGGTCGGATCGCTACCCGCAGCCAGCGATTGCCCATCCAGAGGTGGGTGCGCGCTGTGGAACGGGTGGAGTGGCTTTTGCGAGAACTTGTGACCCAGGATCTGCCCAGGGTTCTCTTGGAAAGAGCCACGCTGGAACTTTGCCAGATCCTAAGCTAG